The Pectobacterium sp. A5351 genome contains the following window.
GGCTGGAGGCAGAGGGGGGCTTGGGGTCTTCTTAAGCCCAAGTGGTGGCTTTATCCTAGCCTGGCCAATCGCCGCGTTTACCATTGGTTATCTCTACGAAAAGAACTTGTCGTCACTCACTATTTTAAAAGAAGCCCTATTTTTAGTGCTGGGTGGATTCATCATTATTTATGGGATTGGCGTACCTTGGATTGCCACATTCGCCAATCTTAGCGTCTGGCAAGCTGCCATTGGTTCAATCGGATTCATTCCAGCCGATATTTTCAAAATTATTCTTGTTATTTTAATCGCTAGATCGGTTCGACGTGCTTATCCAACACTTGAACCTCGACCCTAAGTTATTGTATTCGGAATCTGGCGGTTATAGCCCAATAATTAGCCGCCAGAATCATAGATGTTCCTACTATCGCCCAAATGGTTGGTCGGTAATTTTCTGTAATCGCGGAAATGACAAGCGCAACAAG
Protein-coding sequences here:
- a CDS encoding biotin transporter BioY encodes the protein MSTKDIVYIALFAALTAALGLFPPLTLPIIGVPITAQSMGCMLAGAISGSKRGALALVLFCVLVAVGLPVMAGGRGGLGVFLSPSGGFILAWPIAAFTIGYLYEKNLSSLTILKEALFLVLGGFIIIYGIGVPWIATFANLSVWQAAIGSIGFIPADIFKIILVILIARSVRRAYPTLEPRP